From the Lolium rigidum isolate FL_2022 chromosome 2, APGP_CSIRO_Lrig_0.1, whole genome shotgun sequence genome, one window contains:
- the LOC124693093 gene encoding disease resistance protein PIK6-NP-like isoform X1, translated as MAELITGAMGTLLPKLGDLLTKEYKLQKGVRGEIMFLNAEMESMQAALLKVSEAPIDQPPDNQVRLWAKAVRDLSYDLEDSIDRYMVRVDTHEPHSFMGYVHRSLNLLTKGKIQHKIGIDIKGIKSRIKEISERRDRYKIDNIGSKPIGPTVDSLRLSALYDNAVDLIGIEEKSEVLVQMLKDGDELSEKQLKMVSIAGFGGLGKTTLANVVYQKLKPQFDCCAFVSVSLTPNMKKIFENLLNQLDKKNMNIVKDNWDQEQLIRELREFLKNKRYLIIIDDMWDKTVWKIIKHALIENEYGSRVLATTRNLDIAKEAGHVYQLESLSIVESRKLFNQRIFGSEEESIPIKLAQIATSILKKCGGIPLAIITIASLLASKEGNANAYEYWSMVYRSMGSGLQNSLDDLKNMMRILSVSYYDLPQHLKTCLLYLSLYPEDYQIKTTTLVWKWVGEGFVKKEHGKNLYKVGEDYLDELINRSLLQPAYSDSNKTVTSCRVHDMVRDLITSLSNEENFLTRLGDQQIVSVPSKFRRLSLQTSNKEVIQLPTESLSHVRSLTVANSAFSLLPTISGFLVLRALDFSGCREVDDDHLKDICNLFHLRYLCLHETSVKKIPREIGNLRFLEVLDMSDTELKEELPSTFVRLTQLVLLDMPKGIICAVPRLIPSLSSLSFLRIAVETLGEEDLQVLGSMPSLSDLDIWVNDPTKGRDRRLIIDNGYPFRCLTKLSIGGRTDGMELLFTQGAMQQLRTLELCFSVRDIMRQDGDLGLENLSSLEYVCVRTTSQDQAEHNAVSSAIQKSLNMNPNKPTLEVKETLSEILLCVKRALHSLGEQPCPLIKTALVGAYEAICELSHQMKYDLPTL; from the exons ATGGCCGAGCTCATCACCGGGGCGATGGGCACACTCCTGCCCAAGCTCGGCGACCTGCTGACGAAGGAGTACAAGCTGCAAAAGGGCGTCAGGGGCGAGATCATGTTCCTCAATGCCGAGATGGAGAGCATGCAGGCCGCACTCCTCAAGGTCTCCGAGGCTCCCATCGACCAGCCACCGGACAACCAAGTCAGGCTCTGGGCAAAGGCCGTAAGAGATCTGTCTTATGATCTTGAGGACAGCATCGACAGATATATGGTGCGTGTCGACACCCATGAGCCTCATAGTTTCATGGGCTATGTCCATCGAAGCCTCAACCTGCTGACCAAGGGCAAGATCCAACACAAGATAGGCATCGATATCAAAGGCATCAAGAGCCGCATAAAGGAGATCAGTGAGCGGCGTGATAGGTACAAGATTGATAATATAGGTTCCAAGCCTATTGGTCCAACCGTTGACAGCCTTCGCCTATCAGCTCTGTACGACAATGCTGTAGATCTTATTGGTATCGAAGAGAAGAGCGAAGTGCTAGTGCAGATGCTGAAGGACGGGGACGAGTTATCAGAGAAGCAACTTAAGATGGTCTCTATTGCTGGTTTCGGAGGATTAGGGAAGACAACTCTTGCCAATGTGGTGTATCAGAAGCTTAAGCCTCAGTTTGATTGCTGCGCTTTTGTTTCCGTCTCGCTTACTCCAAACATGAAGAagatatttgaaaacttgctCAATCAACTTGATAAGAAGAACATGAACATTGTGAAGGACAACTGGGACCAGGAACAACTCATCAGGGAACTACGTGAATTCCTTAAGAACAAGAG gtacctcataatcattgatgacATGTGGGATAAAACTGTATGGAAGATCATTAAACATGCTCTGATTGAGAATGAATATGGAAGTAGGGTTCTTGCCACAACTCGCAATCTTGATATAGCCAAAGAAGCTGGTCATGTTTATCAGCTAGAATCTCTTTCTATTGTTGAATCAAGAAAGTTATTCAACCAAAGAATATTTGGCAGCGAGGAGGAAAGCATCCCTATAAAATTGGCCCAAATTGCCACGAGCATTTTAAAGAAATGTGGTGGAATACCATTAGCTATCATTACAATTGCCAGCTTACTGGCAAGTAAAGAGGGGAATGCAAATGCATACGAGTATTGGTCAATGGTGTACCGGTCTATGGGTTCAGGGTtacaaaatagtcttgatgatttgaagaatATGATGAGAATATTATCAGTCAGTTACTACGATTTACCACAACATCTGAAGACTTGTTTATTGTATCTAAGTCTGTATCCAGAGgattatcagattaaaaccaccaCACTGGTATGGAAATGGGTGGGTGAAGGTTTTGTTAAAAAGGAACATGGGAAGAATCTGTACAAAGTAGGAGAAGATTACTTGGATGAGCTGATCAATAGAAGTTTGCTCCAACCGGCATACAGTGACAGTAATAAAACAGTGACATCTTGTCGTGTACATGATATGGTGCGTGACCTCATCACTTCCTTGTCAAATGAAGAAAACTTCCTAACAAGATTAGGTGATCAGCAGATCGTTTCTGTGCCGAGTAAATTCCGTCGACTATCCCTCCAAACAAGCAATAAAGAGGTCATTCAGCTGCCAACTGAGAGCTTGTCCCATGTGAGGTCACTTACTGTGGCAAATTCAGCTTTCAGCTTGTTGCCAACAATTTCAGGTTTTCTTGTCCTGCGTGCATTGGATTTTAGTGGTTGCCGTGAGGTGGATGATGATCATTTAAAGGATATTTGCAATTTGTTCCATTTGAGGTATTTGTGCCTACATGAGACATCTGTCAAGAAGATCCCAAGGGAGATTGGGAATCTACGATTTTTGGAGGTGCTGGATATGAGTGACACAGAGCTGAAAGAAGAGCTGCCATCAACCTTTGTGCGACTAACACAACTGGTGTTACTTGACATGCCCAAAGGTATCATCTGTGCAGTACCAAGATTGATTCCCTCACTATCCTCCCTTTCCTTCCTACGCATCGCAGTGGAAACCTTGGGAGAGGAGGACCTTCAAGTTCTTGGGAGCATGCCGTCGCTCAGTGACCTCGACATATGGGTGAACGACCCCACAAAAGGCAGAGACAGAAGATTGATCATTGACAATGGTTATCCATTTCGCTGTCTAACAAAGCTCAGTATTGGGGGTAGAACTGACGGTATGGAATTGCTGTTTACACAAGGAGCCATGCAACAGCTCCGAACCCTAGAGTTATGTTTCAGCGTGCGTGACATCATGCGTCAAGACGGTGACCTGGGCCTGGAGAACCTCTCTTCGCTTGAGTATGTCTGTGTACGAACCACGAGCCAGGACCAGGCGGAGCATAATGCTGTGTCCAGTGCAATTCAAAAATCGCTCAACATGAACCCCAACAAGCCCACACTCGAGGTGAAGGAAACTCTCAGTGAAATACTATTATGTGTGAAG CGAGCCCTGCACTCTTTAGGAGAGCAGCCGTGCCCACTAATTAAAACTGCATTGGTAGGAGCTTACGAAGCAATTTGCGAGCTATCACATCAGATGAAATATGATCTACCTACGCTATGA
- the LOC124693094 gene encoding pyruvate dehydrogenase E1 component subunit alpha-1, mitochondrial, whose product MAAAALLRRVPAARAPCAALMAAARPISDSTAPLTIETSMPFTAHIVDPPSRDVATTPAELVAFFRDMSLMRRMEIAADSLYKAKLIRGFCHLYDGQEAVTVGMEAAITRKDSIITAYRDHCIYLSRGGDLVTAFAELMGRQVGCSRGKGGSMHFYKKDANFYGGHGIVGAQVPLGCGLAFAQKYRKEDSVSFALYGDGAANQGQLFEALNISALWKLPAILVCENNHYGMGTAEWRAAKSPSYYKRGDYVPGLKVDGMDVLAVKQACKFAKEHAIANGPIVLEMDTYRYHGHSMSDPGSTYRTRDEISGVRQERDPIERVRKLLLAHDLATPAELKDMEKEIRKEVDTAIAKAKESPMPDVSELFTNVYVKGFGVESFGADRKELRATLP is encoded by the exons ATGGCCGCGGCCGCGCTCCTCCGCCGCGTCCCCGCCGCGCGCGCCCCCTGCGCGGCCCTCATGGCGGCGGCGCGCCCGATCTCCGACTCCACGGCGCCGCTCACCATCGAGACCTCCATGCCCTTCACGGCCCACATCGTCGACCCGCCCTCGCGCGACGTCGCCACCACCCCCGCCGAGCTCGTCGCCTTCTTCCGCGACATGTCCCTCATGCGCCGCATGGAGATCGCCGCCGACTCCCTCTACAAGGCCAAGCTCATCCGCGGCTTCTGCCACCTCTACGACGGCCAGGAGGCCGTCACCGTCGGCATGGAGGCCGCCATCACCCGCAAGGACTCCATCATCACCGCCTACCGCGACCACTGCATCTACCTCTCCCGCGGCGGCGACCTCGTCACCGCCTTCGCCGAGCTCATGGGCCGCCAGGTCGGGTGCTCGCGCGGAAAGGGCGGATCCATGCATTTCTACAAGAAGGACGCCAACTTCTACGGCGGCCACGGGATCGTCGGCGCCCAGGTGCCCCTCGGATGCGGGCTCGCCTTCGCGCAGAAGTACAGGAAGGAGGACAGCGTATCCTTCGCGTTATACGGCGATGGTGCCGCCAACCAGGGACAGCTCTTCGAGGCGCTCAATATTTCCGCACTGTGGAAGCTGCCCGCCATTCTCGTCTGCGAGAACAACCATT ATGGGATGGGAACCGCTGAGTGGAGGGCGGCCAAGAGCCCATCGTACTACAAGCGTGGAGACTATGTGCCTGGATTGAAG GTCGATGGAATGGATGTTCTTGCTGTGAAGCAGGCTTGCAAATTCGCGAAGGAGCATGCCATTGCAAACGGCCCAATT GTTCTTGAAATGGACACCTACAGATACCATGGCCACTCTATGTCTGACCCAGGAAGCACTTACCGTACCAGGGATGAGATCTCAGGTGTCAGACAG GAGCGTGATCCAATTGAAAGAGTTAGAAAGTTGCTCTTGGCTCATGACCTAGCAACCCCTGCTGAGCTCAAG GACATGGAGAAAGAAATTAGGAAAGAAGTCGATACCGCCATTGCTAAAGCCAAG gaaagtcctatgcccgATGTTTCTGAGCTCTTTACGAATGTATATGTCAAGGGTTTTGGCGTGGAG TCATTTGGCGCAGACAGAAAGGAGTTGAGAGCTACACTCCCATAG
- the LOC124693093 gene encoding disease resistance protein PIK6-NP-like isoform X2 produces the protein MAELITGAMGTLLPKLGDLLTKEYKLQKGVRGEIMFLNAEMESMQAALLKVSEAPIDQPPDNQVRLWAKAVRDLSYDLEDSIDRYMVRVDTHEPHSFMGYVHRSLNLLTKGKIQHKIGIDIKGIKSRIKEISERRDRYKIDNIGSKPIGPTVDSLRLSALYDNAVDLIGIEEKSEVLVQMLKDGDELSEKQLKMVSIAGFGGLGKTTLANVVYQKLKPQFDCCAFVSVSLTPNMKKIFENLLNQLDKKNMNIVKDNWDQEQLIRELREFLKNKRYLIIIDDMWDKTVWKIIKHALIENEYGSRVLATTRNLDIAKEAGHVYQLESLSIVESRKLFNQRIFGSEEESIPIKLAQIATSILKKCGGIPLAIITIASLLASKEGNANAYEYWSMVYRSMGSGLQNSLDDLKNMMRILSVSYYDLPQHLKTCLLYLSLYPEDYQIKTTTLVWKWVGEGFVKKEHGKNLYKVGEDYLDELINRSLLQPAYSDSNKTVTSCRVHDMVRDLITSLSNEENFLTRLGDQQIVSVPSKFRRLSLQTSNKEVIQLPTESLSHVRSLTVANSAFSLLPTISGFLVLRALDFSGCREVDDDHLKDICNLFHLRYLCLHETSVKKIPREIGNLRFLEVLDMSDTELKEELPSTFVRLTQLVLLDMPKGIICAVPRLIPSLSSLSFLRIAVETLGEEDLQVLGSMPSLSDLDIWVNDPTKGRDRRLIIDNGYPFRCLTKLSIGGRTDGMELLFTQGAMQQLRTLELCFSVRDIMRQDGDLGLENLSSLEYVCVRTTSQDQAEHNAVSSAIQKSLNMNPNKPTLERALHSLGEQPCPLIKTALVGAYEAICELSHQMKYDLPTL, from the exons ATGGCCGAGCTCATCACCGGGGCGATGGGCACACTCCTGCCCAAGCTCGGCGACCTGCTGACGAAGGAGTACAAGCTGCAAAAGGGCGTCAGGGGCGAGATCATGTTCCTCAATGCCGAGATGGAGAGCATGCAGGCCGCACTCCTCAAGGTCTCCGAGGCTCCCATCGACCAGCCACCGGACAACCAAGTCAGGCTCTGGGCAAAGGCCGTAAGAGATCTGTCTTATGATCTTGAGGACAGCATCGACAGATATATGGTGCGTGTCGACACCCATGAGCCTCATAGTTTCATGGGCTATGTCCATCGAAGCCTCAACCTGCTGACCAAGGGCAAGATCCAACACAAGATAGGCATCGATATCAAAGGCATCAAGAGCCGCATAAAGGAGATCAGTGAGCGGCGTGATAGGTACAAGATTGATAATATAGGTTCCAAGCCTATTGGTCCAACCGTTGACAGCCTTCGCCTATCAGCTCTGTACGACAATGCTGTAGATCTTATTGGTATCGAAGAGAAGAGCGAAGTGCTAGTGCAGATGCTGAAGGACGGGGACGAGTTATCAGAGAAGCAACTTAAGATGGTCTCTATTGCTGGTTTCGGAGGATTAGGGAAGACAACTCTTGCCAATGTGGTGTATCAGAAGCTTAAGCCTCAGTTTGATTGCTGCGCTTTTGTTTCCGTCTCGCTTACTCCAAACATGAAGAagatatttgaaaacttgctCAATCAACTTGATAAGAAGAACATGAACATTGTGAAGGACAACTGGGACCAGGAACAACTCATCAGGGAACTACGTGAATTCCTTAAGAACAAGAG gtacctcataatcattgatgacATGTGGGATAAAACTGTATGGAAGATCATTAAACATGCTCTGATTGAGAATGAATATGGAAGTAGGGTTCTTGCCACAACTCGCAATCTTGATATAGCCAAAGAAGCTGGTCATGTTTATCAGCTAGAATCTCTTTCTATTGTTGAATCAAGAAAGTTATTCAACCAAAGAATATTTGGCAGCGAGGAGGAAAGCATCCCTATAAAATTGGCCCAAATTGCCACGAGCATTTTAAAGAAATGTGGTGGAATACCATTAGCTATCATTACAATTGCCAGCTTACTGGCAAGTAAAGAGGGGAATGCAAATGCATACGAGTATTGGTCAATGGTGTACCGGTCTATGGGTTCAGGGTtacaaaatagtcttgatgatttgaagaatATGATGAGAATATTATCAGTCAGTTACTACGATTTACCACAACATCTGAAGACTTGTTTATTGTATCTAAGTCTGTATCCAGAGgattatcagattaaaaccaccaCACTGGTATGGAAATGGGTGGGTGAAGGTTTTGTTAAAAAGGAACATGGGAAGAATCTGTACAAAGTAGGAGAAGATTACTTGGATGAGCTGATCAATAGAAGTTTGCTCCAACCGGCATACAGTGACAGTAATAAAACAGTGACATCTTGTCGTGTACATGATATGGTGCGTGACCTCATCACTTCCTTGTCAAATGAAGAAAACTTCCTAACAAGATTAGGTGATCAGCAGATCGTTTCTGTGCCGAGTAAATTCCGTCGACTATCCCTCCAAACAAGCAATAAAGAGGTCATTCAGCTGCCAACTGAGAGCTTGTCCCATGTGAGGTCACTTACTGTGGCAAATTCAGCTTTCAGCTTGTTGCCAACAATTTCAGGTTTTCTTGTCCTGCGTGCATTGGATTTTAGTGGTTGCCGTGAGGTGGATGATGATCATTTAAAGGATATTTGCAATTTGTTCCATTTGAGGTATTTGTGCCTACATGAGACATCTGTCAAGAAGATCCCAAGGGAGATTGGGAATCTACGATTTTTGGAGGTGCTGGATATGAGTGACACAGAGCTGAAAGAAGAGCTGCCATCAACCTTTGTGCGACTAACACAACTGGTGTTACTTGACATGCCCAAAGGTATCATCTGTGCAGTACCAAGATTGATTCCCTCACTATCCTCCCTTTCCTTCCTACGCATCGCAGTGGAAACCTTGGGAGAGGAGGACCTTCAAGTTCTTGGGAGCATGCCGTCGCTCAGTGACCTCGACATATGGGTGAACGACCCCACAAAAGGCAGAGACAGAAGATTGATCATTGACAATGGTTATCCATTTCGCTGTCTAACAAAGCTCAGTATTGGGGGTAGAACTGACGGTATGGAATTGCTGTTTACACAAGGAGCCATGCAACAGCTCCGAACCCTAGAGTTATGTTTCAGCGTGCGTGACATCATGCGTCAAGACGGTGACCTGGGCCTGGAGAACCTCTCTTCGCTTGAGTATGTCTGTGTACGAACCACGAGCCAGGACCAGGCGGAGCATAATGCTGTGTCCAGTGCAATTCAAAAATCGCTCAACATGAACCCCAACAAGCCCACACTCGAG CGAGCCCTGCACTCTTTAGGAGAGCAGCCGTGCCCACTAATTAAAACTGCATTGGTAGGAGCTTACGAAGCAATTTGCGAGCTATCACATCAGATGAAATATGATCTACCTACGCTATGA
- the LOC124690642 gene encoding E2F transcription factor-like E2FE — protein MDASSSLTAQQAAAASAAADTTPPPALRLSFPHPLQLFAHDGKLRHHAYSRKQKSLGLLCSNFVALYDRDGVESIGLDDAARRLGVERRRIYDIVNVLESIGILVRKAKNRYSWIGFGGVPMALRELKERALSDKSGLAPLQLEEHSAANMSDDEDDDKLADPEGDTESEKLSQTVDNPSDKPDAPRCQLRSDHRKEKSLGLLTQNFVKLFLTMEVNTISLDEAAKLLLGEGHDESNMRTKVRRLYDIANVLSSLKLIEKTQVDTRKPAFRWLGMDGKSKAEYGVTVAVSPARKTLSNKRAFGTELTNIDINRSKLGSAIQKKAKLAQGGGDILNTYKVAVQGQLRQANKSGFVYGPFHPSCARKQEPDDCKNAGQKKGAQDWESLADSFQPQYQNQELGDLFAHYVDAWKSWYSEFSQGSSIMQQHLGKPANN, from the exons ATGGACGCGTCATCCTCTCTCACGGCCCAGCAGGCCGCCGCGGCGTCGGCGGCCGCGGACACGACGCCGCCACCGGCGCTGCGTCTCTCTTTCCCCCATCCGCTGCAGCTGTTCGCCCACGACGGGAAGCTGCGCCACCACGCCTACAGCCGCAAGCAGAAGTCGCTCGGCCTGCTCTGCTCCAA CTTCGTGGCCCTCTACGACCGGGACGGCGTGGAGTCCATCGGGCTGGACGACGCGGCCCGGCGCCTCGGCGTCGAGCGGCGCCGGATCTACGACATCGTCAACGTGCTCGAGAGCATCGGG ATTCTTGTCAGGAAGGCCAAGAACCGCTACTCCTGGATAGGCTTCGGAGGggtccccatggcgctgcgggaACTCAAG GAGAGGGCATTGAGCGACAAGTCTGGCTTGGCCCCTCTGCAGCTGGAGGAGCACTCTGCTGCTAAT ATGTcggatgacgaagacgatgataAGTTGGCCGATCCGGAGGGCGACACCGAGAGTGAGAAGCTGAGCCAGACTGTTGACAACCCTTCTGACAAGCCCGATGCACCTCGCTGCCAGCTTCGATCTG ATCATAGGAAGGAGAAGTCTCTTGGGTTGCTCACGCAGAATTTCGTGAAGCTATTCCTCACCATGGAG GTTAACACGATCTCACTTGATGAAGCTGCAAAGCTCCTCCTAGGAGAAGGCCACGACGAGTCCAATATGAGAA CTAAAGTCAGGAGGTTGTATGACATTGCCAATGTGCTGTCTTCATTGAAACTCATTGAGAAG ACACAAGTGGACACAAGGAAGCCTGCATTCCGGTGGTTGGGCATGGATGGGAAATCAAAAGCAGAATATGGTGTCACAGTAGCTGTCTCCCCAGCAAGGAAGACTCTGTCCAACAAGAGAGCATTTGGGACTGAACTCACTAACATTGACATAAACAGAAGCAAACTGGGTTCAGCAATCCAGAAGAAAGCAAAGCTGGCGCAGGGTGGCGGAGATATCTTGAATACCTACAAGGTGGCCGTGCAGGGGCAGCTCAGGCAGGCTAACAAGAGTGGTTTTGTTTATGGGCCTTTCCACCCTTCCTGTGCAAGAAAACAGGAGCCTGATGATTGTAAGAATGCTGGACAAAAGAAGGGTGCCCAGGACTGGGAGAGCCTCGCTGATTCTTTCCAACCACAGTACCAGAACCAAG AACTTGGTGACCTTTTCGCTCATTATGTGGATGCATGGAAGTCCTGGTACTCAGAATTTTCACAGGGTAGCAGCATCATGCAGCAACATCTCGGGAAGCCTGCTAACAACTAA
- the LOC124688287 gene encoding TORTIFOLIA1-like protein 3, with the protein MGTAPRAPRGPAEPLKQRVNRCLLRLSDRDTEAMAAAELDAIARALAADELPAFISAISETRPTDKTPLRRHALRLLALLAASHPRDAVAPLVPRLLAAALRRVRDQDSSVRAALVDAARAAAAASASAPAALSPLVDALFHEQDQCAQLAAALATAAAVEASAAPAADLAAYLRRLQPRLLKLLRSNAFKARPALIALIGASAAAAGAAEVAASIPCLRDAIASDDWAARKAAAEALAALASEYKDLLSTHKSSCVAYFEARRFDKVKIVRESMSKMIEAWKEIPDVEEEESSSCTAPASLSQRRSSLAGSASDGRYPAASLGSNSVQSASRKNRLPTSRSPPPDVSPSVTRRHSPSSIRNKKLSPPSHRKVAQAKSCDYKVDIAIAPDATPIKEVTEEKLLKGGNLRSRLEARRTLFEGSEERVAKSVGAKAGSRVVPYEGGGNLEEISEVEAGSERFQSGHKDEGLSEIRTQLLQIEKQQTGLLDLLQKFMGKSENGMNSLETRVHGLEMALDEISHDLAVSSERMSHGEPRVNSCCIFSPKFWRRRHGGRNSSRFSPSSVPNSSEGSRSSYKWERQKFGVQGGFVTNPLAEPNISSVGRTVVTQEGRRKDLASQKSR; encoded by the exons ATGGGCACCGCCCCGCGCGCCCCACGCGGCCCCGCCGAGCCGCTGAAGCAGCGCGTCAACCGCTGCCTCCTCCGCCTCTCCGACCGGGACACggaggcgatggccgccgccgagCTCGACGCCATCGCGCGCGCCCTGGCCGCCGACGAGCTCCCGGCCTTCATCTCCGCCATCTCCGAGACGCGCCCCACCGACAAGACCCCGCTCCGGCGCcacgcgctccgcctcctcgcgctcctcgcCGCCTCCCACCCGCGCGACGCCGTCGCGCCGCTcgtcccgcgcctcctcgccgccgcgctccgccgcgtgcgcgaccaggactcctccgtgcgcgccgcgctcgtcgacgccgcgcgcgccgcggcggccgcctccgCGTCCGCCCCCGCCGCGCTCTCCCCGCTCGTGGACGCGCTGTTCCACGAGCAGGACCAGTGCGCGCAGCTCGCGGCCGCGctcgccacggccgccgccgtcgaggcctccgccgcgcccgccgccgacCTCGCCGCCTACCTCCGCAGGCTCCAGCCCcgcctcctcaagctcctccgcaGCAACGCCTTCAAGGCCAGGCCCGCCCTCATCGCCCTCATCGgcgcctccgcggccgccgccggcgccgccgaggTCGCCGCCTCCATCCCCTGCCTCCGCGACGCAATCGCCAGCGACGACTGGGCGGCCCGCAAGGCCGCCGCCGAGGCGCTCGCCGCATTGGCCTCGGAGTACAAGGATCTTCTCTCCACCCACAAATCCTCTTGCGTTGCCTATTTCGAGGCCAGGCGGTTCGACAAG GTCAAGATTGTACGGGAGTCCATgagcaagatgatcgaggcgtggAAGGAGATACCGGACGTTGAAGAGGAAGAATCATCCTCCTGCACCGCGCCGGCGTCACTGTCACAGCGACGGTCTTCTCTTGCAG GGAGTGCAAGTGATGGGCGATATCCAGCTGCTTCCTTAGGCTCAAACTCAGTTCAATCGGCGTCAAGGAAGAACAGATTGCCGACAAGCAGGTCACCTCCTCCTGATGTGTCACCCAGTGTCACAAGAAGGCACAGCCCCTCATCCATCAGAAACAAGAAGCTCTCACCACCTTCACACCGCAAGGTGGCCCAAGCTAAGAGCTGCGACTACAAGGTTGACATTGCCATCGCACCTGATGCCACCCCGATCAAAGAGGTGACGGAGGAGAAGCTTCTGAAAGGAGGTAATCTGAGGTCAAGACTGGAAGCAAGGAGGACGCTTTTTGAGGGCAGTGAAGAGAGGGTGGCCAAGTCGGTTGGAGCAAAAGCAGGCTCGCGAGTTGTTCCATATGAAGGTGGTGGTAACTTGGAAGAGATTTCTGAGGTTGAAGCTGGttcggagaggtttcagtcaggtCACAAAGATGAGGGCTTGTCAGAGATCAGGACGCAGCTGCTTCAGATTGAAAAACAGCAGACTGGTTTACTAGACCTTCTCCAG AAATTCATGGGGAAATCTGAGAATGGCATGAATTCTTTGGAGACAAGGGTCCATGGGCTAGAGATGGCACTGGATGAGATATCTCATGACTTAGCCGTTTCTTCAGAAAGGATGTCACACGGTGAGCCTCGTGTGAACAGCTGCTGCATTTTTAGCCCAAAATTCTGGAGAAGGCGCCATGGTGGTAGAAACTCTTCCAGGTTTTCTCCCTCCAGTGTTCCAAACAGCTCGGAAGGAAGCAGGAGTTCTTATAAGTGGGAAAGGCAGAAATTTGGAGTTCAGGGTGGATTTGTTACGAACCCATTAGCTGAGCCAAACATTTCATCTGTTGGGAGAACCGTGGTTACTCAAGAAGGCAGGAGAAAGGATTTGGCTTCACAGAAGTCAAGGTAA